The sequence CATTTATTGTGAGAAactacaatcacacacacattatttcaCTTGACACACTAAAAAAGATGAACAGATTAAGCTCTCATCTGATTTCATCTTCCAGATATAATCACCATCATTATCAAAGTTaattcacacacacaaagacacacagaaacacacacctcaCTGAGATAACATTGTCAGAGACACCTCTGATTGGCAGATCTTTATATTAGGGTTGGTGGCATTACTACTGGGTCCAACCATACAGTATGGGTACATCCTCTCTTTAAATGTAATGTCTTTGTAAGTGTAGATGTGAGTCATATATTTGGAGTCGTAGAAAGATACCTCCCCACTGTCATAGTCCAGCTGCACTTTGATCCTCTGGGGTCTCCTCTGCAGAGGGAGGATCCCACCTACTCCTGCTATGTACTTGCTGTTCCTCAACCAAATAGCCCAGATTCCACATTCTGGTGACACGGTCAGATTTTTCTTCCTCTCGATGGACTCTTCGGCCACACCCATATCCCAGAGAGGATggtcccccacctccacctcccagcTGTGCTTTCCTGAGCTGAACCCTTCAGAGCCCAGTACAATTTGATAATTCTCAAACCGTTCTAGGTTCATAGGTTGCTGCTTCCATTTTTGACTCACACTGGTCAGATCGTCAGACAGAGAAAGCCAAGGGGCGGCAGTGTTGGGGTCCAGAATCACGGGAGCTGTAAGACAAAAGTCAGACATTCTGTTGGTTAGAGAATATAATTTAAATGATCAATAATTTGTGACCTGGGTTGTTCTAGTGGTCTTAGCCTCAGGAATACATATATAGCAGCAGCATGGGTTCGAATTCGGCCTAGGCTATTTCAGAACACTCCCTTATATCTTAACCTTTCTATCCAATCCAATATAAATATGTGCGATGTGGAACCGCCCAACTCCTTCAAAATAAACTACCAGTAATGTATTATGAAAGTACTTACCATATTAATTGATTTATTATATTGTGCAGTACTCACTTTGTTTGACGATTCCCTGCATCTTCTCCCAGACtctgaactgcaggttgcccagGTGTTTGGCTACATTTATCAGTGCTCCTGAGAGCAGCTTTGGATTGGGCAGTGTGCACTGGGTCCTAGGAAAAAGTTCAGGAGTCAGTGATGCTTTGGGGTTGGGTTCagaaccagagagaagagagaggaggcatATCACTTACTTTTATATCATGGCCTTGTAGTTCTGCAGATGAATACAAGAACAGCATACTTATCAATGTTATCAACAATGTAATTCATATATTTTTCTGTGTGGAATGTATTTAGAatctatgtttaaaaaaaaacattacattgTGTCTGAAAGAGAGAAGTTCTTACCTGCACCAATGAGATGTCTTCAGTTCGCAGTTCCTCTATATCTCTGATTGTGTCTGAAAGTGATAATGTACCCCTGGTCATCTCTTCAATCTTCTTCATCATCTGAATCTtctgctgctcttcctcccccACTGCGGCTATCCTGGCCTTCTCTTCCTGTCGTAGAAACTGGTAAAGCTTCTCAAACTCCTCCTCAATCTGCCTCTCTGTGTTCCGGGCCTGGCTCTGAAAACAGTGAGAGGAATAGCTCTCACAAGTGAAGTCCATTATTGCTGCAACCTTGTTTGACTTGTACTCACCTTAATGTGTTTAGTTGTTTGAGCACAGATTTGTTGAATTTTCTTATAGTCCTTCAGCTTCTCCTCAAGGGGCTTTAGGCCAGTCTGGAATGAGACTTCATCCTGGAATAGGACATAACCTCATTGAAAGAAACTCATTTTActggagagagagcagtctaaCTGTATTACTCAGCTGTAACCTTAAACTCCACTGGGTCATTCCATGAAAATAGTGCCTGTTGCATCCCTTTGATaatttaagtagaaattgtggaCCAATATTGAATTTTATAAGCctgttacagatgtaggatcttcatttgagccatttTGTTTTAGCAGGAAAATAGGAAATGTCAAGCATAATTAAatagacatttttgtaggggttgatacattttccattagggcaaatcaagtctgaaatttcaaagttgAAATGACAatcttcagaagcctttttaaaactcaaatacactacaagtttgcattttctttagtgcaggaaaattctcagcaacaaaagattGATCAAATGAATATCCTATATGACATCTGTATATGAattgaagtgccctttaatatagaccacatggattATTCAATAAATCTGATTTTTTTAGAAGAATAAAGACTTGAAGTGCCAAAAGgcagcattttgacatgtccctcctTGCACCCTTGACTGCAAGGAAGATTTTTACCCACTTAACCTCACACTTtgcaccatcattgtaaagccctagttattttgttgctttgacaaagtcatttctgaagattttCTATTTTATTTGATGTGATTAGTGTATCATTTACGtatgtccctcattttaaggtcaaccctgttatgtgaactgaactcgttttaatatggtgaaactattcatTTTTTTATTCAAAAGAAACAGACTTCTAATATTTAAATCATAGTGTAAAACCTGGTGAGCTGGTTCTATGctttttggccattttctggtgttttgtggagtTAAACTGAGTGGGTCGaacataacacgtcaaccctgttactcatagacaggctagaaatatTTTAACAATATCTAGAATTTGTttaagcttgcattcaattgccactccctgttgcacacaacaagcttccattccccatTTCACAacgggatttatggctgatttaagatgaaatcatCAACCCTGTATCACGATCGTTGGAAGCACACTCGGACCAACGTGCAGCACgatctgggttccacatctttttCATTTAAAGTAAGTGAAccacacaaaaaaacaataaagaataaacAAAACGTGACGACAATGGTGTGCTAACAtacacaatatcccacaaaacacaggtggaaaaaagctccctaaatatgatccccaattagagacaacgattaccagctgcctctaattgggaatcgtACAAAatccccaacatagaaaaacaactagaaccccacatagaaataataaactagactaaccccctgagctactctaccatagaaaataagggctctctatggtcaggacatGACACCCTGTCACGGTCAACCCtatactttatttggcacttaataggcacttactatattctttatttatttaacctcttgaaaTGTGACCAAGTTACACTTTTCAAAATCCACTGAATTTTTGGAACAACCTTACTAACTTCTTTACTGAGGTAAAATGtactaagttgctctggatatgaGTGTCTGCTAAACGTAAATGTAAACCAGGGAATCAGTGACCCAGTGAAAGACACAATCTCTAAGATTTTCTGCAGTTCAATCAATAAATTAATTATATATCAATTGATGTAACTGCATCATCAAGAATATATTTTTCATGAATGTATCTAATTACATAGGTTATTGTTAGATGATGGCTAATTAACTTGGATCTTGGTGTCACCCTGCGAGAGTTTGTTACATTAAGAATATACCTTGCTGCAGTAGAAGTATTTTGAAAATAGTTCAAGTTTCAGAACTATAGCTATCCTATGAACTCATTAATCAAATTGTGTGTTCCTGCAGCTGCACAGAAGAGCTTGAATCTTTAACTATGAACACTGCAGAGCACCTTAGATCCTGATGCCAACATAAAGGACTCACCAGACTCGTATGAGTTCTCTTTTCAGTCTTCTGTAAGAAGGACTCACACAAGTTCTTCAAAGCCAGGTTAGGTAATTCCATCGAAGATATGCTCCTGCAAAGTGGACAGCCCCGAGATGTGGTCTTTTTCCAGGTCTTCTCCAGACACTCTTTACAGAAGCTGTGGCTACAGGACAGGATGAGAGGACGCTTGAAGATTTCaccacacacaggacaagagagatCCTCCTCTGGGAGAGACAATCTGGAAGCCATTTTCTCAGATGGTGCCACTGACGGAGAGATCTTTATACGCTCCTTACAAGCTGAAATGAAATGTTTTAGTTTCACCTTTGAAATGAGCACTAAGATTGGACCCAgaattacaaaatgtggaaataatCAATACAATGTGGTCAGGAATATTGATTGATTTCATATACGACTAGCTACCTTCAGTTAACTGGGCAGCAAGATTATTGTTTTTCATTCTACGTAGGATATCCAGTGTGACATCTACAGCCATATTCTCTCCATAGGTCCGCACCAGCATATCCACCATTTCCTCCTTCTTTGCATTCTGCAGTTGACttgatgggatggagggacagCTTTCAAACTTGTTCTGAATCATGTACCACTGAAATCTTTTCAGGTCATTTTCACCCAGCTCTTCCAGAATGTCCATCAGCAGCTTAGGGACAGGAATAGATGTTGTCATCATAGAACACCAGATACAGCAACAGCACTACTGGCAGTACACTTTAGCCGTTGATTCTAACTTTGTACATAAGAATCCCGGTGTTGCGTTCGGTAGAGTGAGGGTCACAAACAGCCCTTTGGTAATTGAGTTTGGTGAAACACCTCCAGAAAGGTGAAGTTACAGGAAAGCAGAACTTCTGTaagacagaaaaaaaacattagTTCGCTTGTATGTGGCTGTTGTACTTTTACCAATGACAGAATGATTACAGTGCAGTTATAGTACACGCTGTCCTCTGTAAAGATATCAAGTCAGACGTTTACCTACATTACTGTTTCAGCTTCTGGAAAGTCACCGTTTTGAGTCAGAATAGGTCTGTTTCATATTCGCTCTTTGTAAGTGTTCAGTATTTCTAACAGTTTAAATCCCAATGTAAATTAGAATCCTGGAGTTAAGGCATGTGTGAAGCATGGAGCGTTGAAGAGTTAAAATGCTGAACTGTACTACTCTTCAACAGTCGGGGTAGGGTTTACAGGAAATCAGGAGTCTGGTTATGCGCAGTAATGGTGTACTGTAGATAAGAATGAAAGACACATCACTGACTGTAATATGTCATATACAGGCCATGTATTGTACAGACACGCTCTCATGCACCCCTGCCTGGCGTCTCCCTGTGACTGTATCAGattacaacaagtgtagacattaccgtgaaacacttacttacaagcccttattaaccaacagtgcagttcaagaagagttaagaaaatatttaccaaataactaaagtaaaaaattataaGAAAGTAACactatagctatatacagggggtaccaagtcagtgtgcgggggtacagcttagttgaggtcatttgtacatgtaggtaggggagAAGTGGGCATGCATAGATAGATAATGGTAATGGTCCTAGACTAGTTGTTCCAGTACCGTTTGCCGTGCGgtaacagagaaaacagtctatgacttgggtgacttgagtctatgacaattttatgggctttcctctgacatcgcctattttataggtcctggatggcaggaagcttggccaaaGTGATGTACCgagccatacgcactaccctctgtagcgccttacagtcagatgccgagcagttgccataccctgtgggtgatgcaaccggtcaggatgctctcgatggtccagctgtagaaccttttgaggatctggggacccatgccaaatattttaagtctcctgagggggaagaggttttgtcataccctcttcacgactgtcttggtgtggttGGTAATTCATTGGTGATgatgatagttcattggtgatgtgaaCAATaatgaacttgaaactctcatgccgctccactacagtccgtcgatgttaatgggggcttgttcggcccaccttttcctgtagtccacgatcagctcctttgtcttgctcacattgaggaaaccacactgccagttctctgacctcctccctataggctcattgttgtcagcaaacttaatgatggcatacttaatgatggtgttagagtcgtatttggccacgcagtcttgggtgaacagggagtacatggggggactaagtacacacccctgaggggccccagtgttgaggatcagcgtggcagatgtgttgttgcctaccgttaccacctgggggtggcccatcagtaagtccaggatccagttgcagagggaggtgtttagtcccagggtccttagcttagtgatgagattcgcaggcactatggtgttgaacactgagctgtagtcaatgaacagcattctcacataggtgttccatttgtccaggtgggaaaggcagtgtggagtgtgattgagatagCGTCGTTTGTGAagctgttggggcggtatgcgaattggagtggatctagggtatacgggaggatgctgttaatgtgagccatgatcacccattcaaaacacttcatggctaccgatatGAGTTCTACGGGGCGataataatttaggcaggttaccttcgcttccttgggcacagggactatggtggtctgcatgaaacatgttggtattacagacttggtcagggaaaggttgaaaatgtcagtgaagacacttgccagttgggccgggcattacatttacatttacatttaagtcatttagcagacgctcttatccagagcgacttacaaattggtgcattcaccttatgacatccagtggaacaaccactttacaatagtgcatctaaatattttaaggggggggggtgagaaggattactttatcctatcctaggtattccttaaagaggtggggtttcaggtgtctccggaaggtggtgattgactccgctgtcctggcgtcgtgagggtgtttgttccaccattggggagccagagcagcgaacagttttgactgagctgagcgggaactgtacttcctcagtggtagggaagcaggccagaggtggatgaacgcagtgcccttatttgggtgtagggcctgatcagagcctggaggtactgaggtgccgttcccctcacagctccgtaggcaagcaccatggtcttgtagcggatgcgaaagcttcaactggaagccagtggagagagtggaggagcggggtgacgtgagagaacttgggaaggttgaacactagacgggctgcggcgttctggatgagttgtaggggtttaatggcacaggcagggagcccagccaacagtgagttgcagtaatccagacgggagatgacaagtgcctggattaggacctgcgccgcttcctgtgtgaggcagggtcgtactctgcggatgttgtagagcatgaacctacaggaacgggccaccgccttgatattagttgagaacgacagtttggtccaggatcacgccaaggttcttagcgctctgggaggaggacacaatggagttgtcaaccgtgatggcgagatcatggaacgggcagtccttccccgggaggaagagcagctccgtcttgccgaagttcagcttgaggtggtgatccgtcatccacactgatatgtctgccagacatgcagagatttcgccacctggtcatcagaagggggaaaggagaagattaattgtgtgtcgtctgcatagcaatgataggagagaccatgtgaggttatgacagagccaagtgacttggtgtatagcgagaataggagagggcctagaacagagccctgggggacaccagtggtgagagcgcgtggtgagggacagattctcaccacgccacctggaGCGACCTgtggtaggacgcaatccaagcgtgggccgcgccggagatgcccaactcggagagggtggagaggaggatcacatatcgaaggcagccgataggtctagaaggattcCTGATTTGGATAGGTCATTCAGACTGACCAAGGACTCCGTTGGAGTTTTTCTCAGGTTTGATCTGTCGGTGAGTTTGGATCAGGGAGAAGGtctcggaaatggtctggagaagagacatatcagtgtggatgatggagcTGAAccagacggagctgctcttcctcccggggaaggactgcccgttcaagagttgacaactccattgtgagCGCTAAGAAAATCCTGGAAAGGCGGTGGCCCCCTGTAGGAGGGATATCCAGGCTTTAGTTGCGGAGTGTTCGTCTCTCTTGAAGACCCCTGGGCTCCAGCGGTGAACCCCTACAACTTGATGagcgcagcccgtctggtgttcaacctttccAAGCTCATGGATCAACTGGCTTCCAGTTCCATGAGCGCATCCGCTGACAAGACCAGCTCCTGCGCTACGAAGCTGTGATCCTGGGGAACCCTGTCGTTCTCACTAACATCAGTACCTCCTCATACCCTGCCtccaggaagcggcacaggtcctaatccaggctgTTGGCTGGGCCTGTACTCATCCAGAAgtagcccgtctggtgttcaacctttgtcaccccgctcctccgctctctccatgcatgctacaagaccatgctggaacggcacctcagtacctgccaggccctacacccaaaagtcaatcgttcatccacctctggcctgctcgcctccctctGAGGaaacagttcccgctcagcccagttaaGGAatactgctctggctccccaatggtggaacaaactccctcactcacgccaggacagcggagtcaatcaccaccttccggagacaaaAAAATCTTTGGAATATgcagtaatccttctcacccccccccctatagATGCACTattaaagtggctgttccactggatgtcataaggtgaatgcaccaatttgtaagtcgctctggataagagcgtctgctaaatgacttaaatgtaatgtaatgtaaatgtaagagaggaggggatagggtcgagcgggcaggttgttgggcggccggccgtcacaagacgcgagatttcatctggagagagaggggagaaagaggtcagagcacagggtagggcagtgtgagcagaaccagcggtgttgtttgacttagcaaacgaggatcggatgtcgtcgatcttcttttcaaaatggttgacgaagtcatctgcagagagggaggagggggggagggggaggaggattcaggagggaggagaatgtggcaaagagcttcctagggttagaggcagatgcttggaatttagagtggtagaaagtggctttagcagcagagacagaggaggaaaatgtagagaggagggagtgaaaggatgccaggtccgcagggaggcgagttttcctccatttccgctcggccttccggagccctgttctgtgagctcgcattgagtcgtcaagccacggagcgggaggggaggaccgagccggcctggaagatagggcaTGGAAGATAgggcatgctttgagtacacatcctggcaATCCATCTagccctgcggctttgtgaatgttgatctgtttaaaggtcatGCTCACaacggctaccgagagcgttatcacacagtcatccagaacagctggtactcttgtgcatgcctcagtgttgcttgcttcgaagcgagcataaaag is a genomic window of Oncorhynchus gorbuscha isolate QuinsamMale2020 ecotype Even-year linkage group LG12, OgorEven_v1.0, whole genome shotgun sequence containing:
- the LOC123990384 gene encoding zinc-binding protein A33-like; amino-acid sequence: MMTTSIPVPKLLMDILEELGENDLKRFQWYMIQNKFESCPSIPSSQLQNAKKEEMVDMLVRTYGENMAVDVTLDILRRMKNNNLAAQLTEACKERIKISPSVAPSEKMASRLSLPEEDLSCPVCGEIFKRPLILSCSHSFCKECLEKTWKKTTSRGCPLCRSISSMELPNLALKNLCESFLQKTEKRTHTSLDEVSFQTGLKPLEEKLKDYKKIQQICAQTTKHIKSQARNTERQIEEEFEKLYQFLRQEEKARIAAVGEEEQQKIQMMKKIEEMTRGTLSLSDTIRDIEELRTEDISLVQNYKAMICTLPNPKLLSGALINVAKHLGNLQFRVWEKMQGIVKQTPVILDPNTAAPWLSLSDDLTSVSQKWKQQPMNLERFENYQIVLGSEGFSSGKHSWEVEVGDHPLWDMGVAEESIERKKNLTVSPECGIWAIWLRNSKYIAGVGGILPLQRRPQRIKVQLDYDSGEVSFYDSKYMTHIYTYKDITFKERMYPYCMVGPSSNATNPNIKICQSEVSLTMLSQ